CCGTGGCCAAGATCGCCGGGATCAAAATGGTGCAGGCCTACCGGCGTCAGTACGGGTTCAACGGCATCAGCCTCCTGCCTACTAACCTTTACGGTCCCGGAGACAACTTTGACTTGGAAACCTCTCACGTCATTCCCGCCCTCATCCGCAAGTTCCACGAGGCCAAGGTGGTAGGGAAAGGCTCGGTGATGGTCTGGGGCACCGGTACCCCTAGGCGGGAATTCCTCCACGTGGACGACCTAGCGGATGCGGCCCTCTTTCTTATGCGTTATTACGAAGGGGAAGATATCATCAACGTGGGTGTGGGGGAGGACTTCAGCATCCGTGAGCTCGCCGAGCTCGTCGCTAAAGTGGTGGGCTTCCGAGGGGAGATCGTCTACGACACCTCCAAGCCCGACGGGACCCCGAGGAAGCTTTTAGACGTCTCCCGACTCTTTTCCATGGGATGGCGGCCCCGCATTCCCTTAGAAGAAGGCCTCCGGCAGACCTACGCGTGGTTCCAGGCCCACGTGGCCGAGGCGAGGGGCGTGGCGTGAAGGTTAAGGCCAAGGCTATTGGCAAAAGGGTGAACGCATCCTCGGCGCGGCCCAGGTTAGCGGTGTTGGGCCTCCTCCTCGCGGACCTCCTGGCCCTCGAGGCCTCCCTCTTCCTGGGCTACGCTACCCGGGAGGTCCTTGGCTTCTGGTTCCCGGCGGAGGTCCCCCTCGATGCCTTCCGCTCCGTGGCCCTAGCCCTGCTCCTCTTTCCCCTCGGGTACGCCCTCGCCGGGCTCTACCCCGGCTACGGCCTCGGGGCCGTGGAGCGGGTGCGGCGCCAAGTGCAGGTAACCTTTGTTTTCTTCCTGGCCCTCATCTCCTGGGACTGGCTCTTCCTGAGGGAGG
The window above is part of the Thermus islandicus DSM 21543 genome. Proteins encoded here:
- the fcl gene encoding GDP-L-fucose synthase: MDKGAKIYVAGHRGLVGSAILRRLQAESYQNLVLRTRKELDLTDQRAVYRFFEEERPEYVFLAAAKVGGILANATYPADFIRENLLIQTNVIDAAYRYGVKKLLFLGSSCIYPKYAPQPMKEEYLLTGPLEPTNEAYAVAKIAGIKMVQAYRRQYGFNGISLLPTNLYGPGDNFDLETSHVIPALIRKFHEAKVVGKGSVMVWGTGTPRREFLHVDDLADAALFLMRYYEGEDIINVGVGEDFSIRELAELVAKVVGFRGEIVYDTSKPDGTPRKLLDVSRLFSMGWRPRIPLEEGLRQTYAWFQAHVAEARGVA